The proteins below are encoded in one region of Hordeum vulgare subsp. vulgare chromosome 3H, MorexV3_pseudomolecules_assembly, whole genome shotgun sequence:
- the LOC123443730 gene encoding uncharacterized protein LOC123443730, with product MCNYTDESKNAQRFSKRDLIDKAINKLTKTFFSHSKEKYSTTRLTLIPGKMFPRVLPLLQAVGKKRLLNRLQERNLRITPRLVKPAMSSEINTPLNQNAKPGVAPERCPSA from the exons ATGTGCAACTACACCGACGAGTCAAAGAATGCGCAACGCTTCAGCAAGAGAGACTTGATTGATAAAGCCATCAATAAGCTGACCAAGACATTCTTTTCTCACTCTAAAGAAAAGTATAGTACAACCAG GCTGACTCTGATTCCTGGAAAGATGTTTCCTAGGGTTCTCCCCCTTCTTCAAGCCGTGGGAAAGAAAAGGCTCCTGAATCGTCTTCAGGAGAGGAATCTGAG GATAACACCGAGACTAGTCAAGCCGGCGATGTCGAG CGAGATCAACACGCCGCTCAATCAAAATGCAAAACCTGGAGTTGCTCCAGAGAGATGTCCGTCGGCTTAG